Proteins from one Desulfonema limicola genomic window:
- a CDS encoding AMP-binding enzyme, translated as MTLPLLTEDAFYRILRDIFQAELKRLRGYPAIETNFPRYAVFQEPPWHIDSIEILEIAASVNEFFHLYKTGMEDNLLRYKNLKQWIELVFLSWQEHPEEITFRTSGSTGKPMPFTHTMDSLIQEIREIAQILEHAKRIISFVPSHHIYGFIFTVLFPAYSGIRVLDARETGIGLLKSKLEPGDLLVSFPAHWSYLDRSMPCWPDNIQGICSTGPANPDLLRRLCSKGLDCITEIYGSSEHGSIGFRHNPDHPYHVFSYLQSSKSQAGGENYFIRTLKSGKQESFYPDDLLKWKNEKEFYVLHRKDGALQVGGINVYPQKIADTIKSHPLVADCAVRLAEKNENPRLKAFIVPEHEVETISFRKQISQWIYQNLSPHERPVYLTIGEKIPKNNMGKNMDWL; from the coding sequence ATGACCCTGCCTTTGTTGACAGAAGATGCTTTTTACAGAATCCTTCGGGATATTTTTCAGGCTGAACTAAAGCGATTGAGGGGATATCCTGCTATAGAAACAAATTTTCCCAGATATGCGGTTTTCCAGGAACCGCCCTGGCATATTGATTCTATTGAGATTTTGGAGATAGCTGCTTCTGTTAATGAATTTTTTCACCTTTATAAAACAGGTATGGAGGATAATCTTCTCCGTTATAAAAATCTGAAACAGTGGATAGAACTTGTTTTTCTTTCTTGGCAGGAACATCCAGAAGAGATTACCTTTCGCACTTCAGGGAGTACGGGCAAACCCATGCCCTTTACTCATACTATGGATTCTTTAATTCAGGAAATCAGGGAAATTGCTCAAATACTGGAACATGCAAAACGCATTATTTCCTTTGTTCCTTCACATCATATTTATGGGTTTATTTTTACAGTTCTGTTTCCTGCTTATTCAGGGATCAGGGTTTTAGATGCCCGTGAAACAGGTATCGGGTTACTTAAAAGCAAACTTGAACCTGGTGATCTGCTGGTTTCCTTTCCTGCCCACTGGTCTTATCTGGACAGGTCTATGCCCTGCTGGCCTGACAATATTCAGGGTATATGTTCCACTGGCCCTGCAAATCCTGATCTTCTCCGGCGGCTGTGCAGTAAAGGGCTGGATTGTATTACTGAAATTTACGGTTCATCAGAACACGGCAGCATTGGATTTAGGCACAATCCAGATCATCCATATCATGTTTTTTCATATCTTCAATCTTCAAAATCCCAGGCTGGTGGAGAAAATTATTTTATTAGAACCCTGAAGTCTGGAAAACAAGAAAGTTTTTATCCTGATGATCTTTTAAAATGGAAAAATGAAAAAGAATTTTATGTTTTACATCGTAAAGACGGGGCTTTACAGGTTGGAGGCATTAATGTATATCCTCAAAAAATAGCAGATACAATCAAGAGTCATCCCCTGGTAGCTGACTGTGCAGTCCGGCTGGCAGAAAAAAATGAAAATCCCAGGCTCAAGGCTTTTATAGTTCCTGAGCATGAAGTTGAAACCATATCTTTTAGAAAACAAATAAGCCAGTGGATATATCAAAACCTTTCCCCGCATGAAAGACCGGTTTATCTCACCATTGGGGAAAAAATCCCCAAAAACAATATGGGAAAGAATATGGACTGGCTTTAA
- a CDS encoding methyl-accepting chemotaxis protein has translation MFKLNSIKTKLILLVSIGIFIAITIPVTYTSISSRNIAIRVAKEKSLALAGSYANQIKTRFNTVMDISRTISQSLAVNVQNQSMPRLTRNQANSILKNILANNDFMFGIWTCWEPDAFDNNDSEYINTEGHDQTGRYLPYFTKDEKENIFLEPCTSYQEENENSQWYQVPKKIKKEIVIPPTIFTAQGSRVLMVSSSAPIIYNEKFYGVAGGDITIEWLQDFAVNAVDTYYKKVEISIFSHNGIIAAFSNKPEYLGKSLKEIYPDNYKDMLENIEKGITEAKMDKDFLTIHVPVSIGQTTTPWQLRIQIPRNQVTGEANLVTIRQISIGAVILIIAAILMSFFVKKLINPLISLVNTTEKITKGNLAQDIEIINNDEIGILAQQFNTMILKLKEVIGEIQAGASHIVSASFQLSSASSQIAEGASQQAAAIEEISASMEQMTANISQTADNARQTEHKSLKAVNDIGKSKQVVHETLNAMKQIAQEISIISEIAKKTDLIAINTAVEASRAGEHGKGFSTVAHEVRKLSEKTQKAASRIDKISQSSIKIAETSGALLEKIVPEIQITHQLVQEISAACIEQDSGSNQVNDSVYQLNMVVQQNAASSEQMAASAKELADQSERLSEIISFFKLKEEEADEELSQESQKLIEAFIEKLKKHESKEKKKRIMTNMVQTESQKPGSNINKDIKIEMMDKDKEAFEEF, from the coding sequence ATGTTTAAACTTAATTCCATTAAAACCAAATTAATCCTGTTGGTAAGCATAGGAATATTTATAGCAATTACAATTCCAGTTACATACACAAGTATTTCATCCAGGAACATTGCCATACGGGTTGCAAAAGAAAAATCCCTGGCTCTTGCCGGCAGTTATGCAAATCAGATAAAAACCAGGTTCAATACTGTTATGGATATATCCCGTACCATATCCCAGTCCCTGGCAGTAAATGTTCAAAATCAATCCATGCCCAGATTAACAAGAAATCAGGCAAATTCCATATTAAAAAATATCCTGGCAAATAATGATTTTATGTTTGGAATATGGACATGCTGGGAGCCAGATGCTTTTGACAATAATGATTCAGAATATATTAATACCGAGGGACACGATCAAACAGGCAGATATCTCCCTTATTTTACCAAAGATGAAAAAGAAAATATATTTTTAGAGCCCTGCACCTCATACCAGGAAGAAAATGAAAATTCCCAATGGTATCAAGTTCCTAAAAAAATAAAAAAAGAAATAGTCATTCCTCCGACAATATTTACAGCACAGGGAAGCCGGGTCTTGATGGTGTCTTCTTCAGCACCCATTATTTATAATGAAAAATTTTACGGAGTTGCAGGGGGAGATATTACCATTGAATGGCTTCAGGATTTTGCAGTTAATGCAGTTGACACTTATTATAAGAAGGTTGAAATCTCAATTTTTTCTCATAATGGTATAATTGCAGCATTTTCTAACAAACCAGAATATCTGGGAAAATCATTAAAAGAAATCTATCCTGATAATTATAAAGATATGCTTGAAAATATTGAAAAAGGGATTACTGAAGCAAAAATGGATAAAGATTTTTTAACAATCCACGTACCTGTTTCTATAGGTCAGACAACAACCCCCTGGCAGTTAAGAATTCAGATTCCCAGAAATCAGGTTACAGGCGAAGCCAATCTTGTAACCATCAGACAGATCAGTATTGGAGCAGTTATATTAATCATTGCAGCAATATTGATGTCTTTTTTTGTTAAAAAACTTATAAATCCATTAATAAGCCTTGTAAATACAACAGAAAAAATCACCAAGGGAAACCTGGCTCAAGATATTGAGATAATTAACAACGATGAAATAGGAATCCTGGCACAGCAATTTAACACCATGATATTAAAGCTTAAAGAGGTTATTGGTGAAATCCAGGCAGGAGCTTCTCATATTGTTTCTGCCAGTTTTCAGCTTTCATCAGCTTCCAGCCAGATTGCAGAAGGAGCATCCCAGCAGGCTGCAGCTATTGAAGAAATATCAGCTTCTATGGAGCAGATGACAGCCAACATCAGCCAGACTGCTGATAATGCCAGGCAGACTGAACACAAATCTTTAAAAGCTGTTAATGATATTGGCAAAAGCAAACAGGTTGTTCATGAAACCCTCAATGCCATGAAACAGATTGCCCAGGAAATAAGCATCATAAGCGAGATTGCTAAAAAAACCGATCTTATTGCCATAAATACGGCTGTAGAAGCCTCAAGAGCAGGAGAACATGGAAAAGGATTCAGCACTGTTGCCCATGAGGTCAGGAAATTATCTGAAAAAACCCAAAAAGCAGCAAGCAGGATTGATAAGATTTCCCAGTCCAGTATAAAAATTGCAGAAACTTCAGGAGCGCTTTTAGAAAAAATTGTACCTGAAATCCAGATAACCCATCAGCTTGTCCAGGAAATATCTGCTGCATGTATTGAACAGGATTCAGGCTCAAACCAGGTAAATGATTCAGTTTATCAATTAAACATGGTTGTCCAGCAGAATGCAGCATCATCTGAACAAATGGCTGCCAGTGCAAAGGAACTGGCAGATCAGTCTGAAAGATTGAGTGAGATTATATCTTTTTTTAAATTAAAGGAAGAAGAAGCTGACGAAGAGCTTTCCCAGGAATCTCAAAAACTGATAGAAGCTTTTATTGAAAAGCTGAAAAAACATGAATCCAAAGAAAAGAAAAAGCGGATTATGACAAATATGGTACAAACAGAAAGTCAAAAACCTGGTTCAAATATAAATAAGGATATTAAGATTGAAATGATGGATAAAGACAAGGAAGCTTTTGAAGAATTTTAA
- a CDS encoding ATP-binding protein yields the protein MRFSILKKFLLAFLIISLSPLLVLSYYARETLIYVGHETVESTKKALLENAASLIEARARGIARQIELFLQLCHDDLYALTLIEFDPGLYLDFSNGHKRQIWIQQGQPGHITEARMMIPLYREITYADTEGVEKIRILENKIFPGGRHVSLPFWGSFGREDYFNNAKNLPEGEIYVSHLMGVHVQKEEQLNGAENVETAVGGVPYKGIIRFASPIFKNGRFAGVVSLALDHRHLMEYTQHVLPVGDREVVFPSYNSGNYAFLFDDQGWIITHPKLWDIRGYDSSTRQLIDPLSPEYNAQAMQKGLIPFNLFHVPFIHKNYRKIALDVLSGKSGITTTSSVGSVPRVMAYAPIKYNSGEFKQTGFFGGVTLGARTDTFESSVDETASYLRDIIKQTVRHFIFIIIATAFMVGTFAIILARSFSQPIRLLSDKVKAVSSGHFDVSVPIYSGDELESLGANFQEMGHQLEKHRQRLVTSLKELELSRKEAVKERDFIKIIFSNVASGLIVIDQYGIISQVNHNTERILNILSQDMEGCSFQQAFVSYPELIDYIIKAFEGHKIQSIDLELKVAGPRKYIEITASTIQESYLPQDRCVLVLIRDITRRKKMERYLSRSDRLVSLGTLAAGVAHEIRNPLTGISLLLDDLHDHMTGHPDEQLLMQKSLEEIEKLEKIVTGLLEFASQPAASYSMADLNQVIEDTVFLIKKQCNRQRVMLFRNTADHVPAILMDQEKMKQALLNIFLNALNVMPDGGELHIDTYLQDNLELFSSGKGIEIRICDTGPGVNPDDMDYIFDPFFTKTPKGSGLGLSITHTIIEEHRGKIVVDSKLGRGACFKIFFPLNEEVNAENPGS from the coding sequence TCTTTTGGAAAATGCCGCATCATTAATTGAAGCCCGTGCCAGAGGCATTGCCCGTCAGATAGAATTATTTCTTCAATTATGTCATGATGATCTCTATGCCCTTACACTTATTGAATTTGATCCTGGTTTGTACCTGGATTTCAGTAATGGTCATAAAAGACAGATATGGATTCAACAGGGGCAGCCCGGGCATATAACAGAAGCCAGGATGATGATTCCTTTGTATCGTGAAATTACCTATGCAGATACAGAGGGTGTTGAAAAAATACGCATTCTTGAAAATAAAATATTTCCAGGAGGACGACATGTATCCCTTCCTTTCTGGGGAAGCTTTGGAAGAGAAGATTATTTTAATAATGCAAAAAATCTGCCTGAAGGTGAAATTTATGTATCCCATTTAATGGGTGTTCATGTACAAAAAGAGGAACAGCTAAACGGAGCTGAGAATGTGGAAACCGCCGTAGGCGGAGTCCCATATAAAGGTATAATCCGCTTTGCATCCCCTATTTTCAAAAATGGCAGGTTTGCAGGGGTTGTGTCTCTTGCCTTAGATCACCGGCATCTTATGGAATATACCCAGCATGTGCTTCCAGTAGGGGACAGGGAGGTTGTTTTTCCCAGCTACAACAGTGGAAACTATGCTTTTTTGTTTGATGACCAGGGATGGATTATTACCCATCCCAAACTGTGGGATATCCGGGGGTATGACAGCAGCACCAGGCAGCTTATAGACCCTCTTTCTCCTGAATATAATGCACAAGCCATGCAAAAAGGGCTGATTCCCTTTAACCTGTTTCATGTTCCTTTTATCCATAAAAATTACCGCAAGATTGCTCTGGACGTTCTTTCAGGTAAATCTGGTATAACAACTACATCCAGTGTTGGCAGTGTTCCAAGGGTTATGGCTTATGCTCCTATTAAATATAATTCCGGGGAGTTTAAACAAACCGGTTTTTTCGGGGGTGTTACCCTGGGAGCCAGGACTGATACCTTTGAAAGCTCTGTTGATGAAACCGCATCATATTTAAGAGATATAATAAAACAGACTGTCCGCCACTTTATATTTATTATTATTGCTACAGCATTTATGGTCGGCACTTTTGCAATAATACTTGCAAGAAGTTTCAGCCAGCCTATCAGACTGTTAAGTGACAAGGTGAAAGCTGTAAGTTCAGGCCATTTTGATGTATCTGTACCTATCTACAGCGGTGATGAGCTGGAATCTCTGGGCGCAAATTTCCAGGAAATGGGACACCAGCTTGAAAAACACCGGCAGCGTCTTGTTACCTCGCTTAAAGAACTGGAATTGTCCAGAAAAGAAGCTGTAAAAGAGCGGGATTTTATTAAAATAATTTTTTCCAATGTTGCAAGCGGTCTTATTGTAATAGACCAGTATGGTATTATTTCACAAGTTAATCATAATACTGAACGTATTTTAAATATTTTATCCCAGGATATGGAAGGCTGTTCTTTTCAACAGGCTTTTGTTTCTTATCCTGAACTGATTGACTATATTATTAAAGCATTTGAAGGTCATAAAATTCAAAGCATTGATCTGGAACTTAAGGTTGCAGGGCCTCGCAAATATATTGAAATTACAGCATCAACCATTCAAGAATCCTATCTGCCTCAGGACAGGTGTGTCCTGGTTTTAATTCGTGATATTACCAGGAGAAAAAAAATGGAGCGTTACCTGAGCCGTTCCGACCGCCTGGTTTCCCTGGGAACCCTGGCAGCCGGTGTAGCTCATGAAATTCGTAATCCCTTGACAGGTATCAGCCTGCTTTTAGATGATCTTCACGACCATATGACAGGACATCCAGACGAACAGCTCCTTATGCAGAAATCCCTGGAAGAGATAGAAAAACTTGAAAAAATCGTAACCGGACTTCTTGAATTTGCGTCCCAGCCTGCAGCAAGCTATTCTATGGCTGATCTTAACCAGGTAATAGAAGATACAGTTTTTTTAATAAAAAAACAATGCAACAGACAAAGGGTAATGCTTTTTCGCAATACAGCAGATCATGTTCCTGCAATTCTTATGGATCAAGAAAAGATGAAACAGGCATTACTTAATATTTTTCTTAATGCTCTTAATGTAATGCCGGATGGAGGAGAACTTCATATTGATACCTATCTTCAGGACAATCTGGAATTATTCAGCAGCGGAAAAGGCATAGAAATCCGTATCTGTGATACAGGCCCTGGCGTAAATCCTGATGATATGGATTATATTTTTGATCCTTTTTTTACAAAAACACCTAAAGGTTCAGGACTAGGGCTGTCTATAACCCATACTATTATTGAAGAACACAGGGGAAAAATAGTAGTTGACAGCAAGCTGGGCAGGGGTGCTTGTTTTAAAATATTTTTCCCTTTAAATGAGGAAGTAAATGCAGAAAATCCTGGTAGTTGA
- a CDS encoding sigma-54-dependent transcriptional regulator yields MQKILVVDDEAIIRENLERILKEEDYAVSSVDNGNDALGILEATDMDVVLLDINLPDISGLDVLRKAKILDPELMVIVITGYASVDSAVEALKLGAYDYIKKPFKADVIKLIVRLAFEAQQLRKKVGSLECRVKQIPLQVNIIAESTQMRHILEQVTEVARHEGATVLITGESGTGKQVVAQSLHQLSPRKEMPFLEINCAALPDNLLESELFGYEKGAFTDARQRKKGLFEAAEGGTVFLDEIGEMPMNLQAKLLGVLENRRFRRLGGHKDTAIDVRIIAATNIDPKKAIEEKHFREDLYYRLNVFPIHIPPLRERTDDILALAHLFLVKFARQFNKDFQEIDVKAGEYLKQYAWPGNVRELRNVLERICIMYNDTNLKVSHMPREIVSFENTESFIKIPDNVLDIEAVVDEVTCQLIHRAMKKSDGNTASAARLLGIPRGTLRYKLKKYKIASL; encoded by the coding sequence ATGCAGAAAATCCTGGTAGTTGATGATGAGGCCATAATTCGTGAAAATCTGGAGAGGATTTTAAAAGAAGAAGATTACGCAGTCAGCTCGGTTGATAACGGTAATGATGCCCTTGGTATTCTTGAGGCAACAGATATGGATGTGGTTCTTCTTGATATAAACCTTCCTGATATAAGCGGACTGGATGTTCTCAGAAAAGCCAAGATACTTGATCCAGAACTCATGGTTATAGTTATTACAGGATATGCTTCTGTTGATTCTGCTGTTGAGGCTTTAAAGCTTGGTGCTTATGATTATATTAAAAAACCTTTTAAGGCAGATGTTATCAAGCTGATAGTCCGCCTGGCTTTTGAAGCCCAGCAGCTCAGAAAAAAAGTAGGCAGCCTGGAATGCAGGGTCAAGCAGATACCTTTACAAGTCAATATTATTGCAGAAAGCACGCAGATGCGCCATATACTTGAGCAGGTAACAGAGGTAGCCCGCCATGAAGGTGCAACTGTTCTTATTACCGGTGAAAGCGGAACAGGCAAGCAGGTAGTAGCCCAGTCCCTGCATCAATTAAGCCCCAGGAAAGAGATGCCCTTTCTGGAGATCAATTGTGCTGCTCTTCCTGATAATCTCCTGGAAAGCGAATTATTTGGATATGAAAAAGGGGCTTTTACAGATGCAAGGCAGAGAAAAAAAGGTCTTTTTGAAGCAGCAGAAGGGGGAACTGTATTTTTAGATGAAATAGGCGAAATGCCAATGAATCTGCAGGCAAAACTTTTAGGTGTTTTGGAAAATCGCCGTTTTCGAAGACTGGGAGGACATAAGGATACTGCAATAGATGTGCGCATAATTGCTGCTACCAATATAGACCCTAAAAAAGCCATAGAAGAAAAACATTTCAGGGAAGATCTTTATTACCGGCTTAATGTATTTCCCATACATATCCCCCCTTTAAGAGAAAGGACTGATGACATACTTGCACTTGCTCATCTTTTTCTTGTTAAATTTGCCAGGCAGTTTAATAAGGATTTCCAGGAAATAGATGTTAAAGCAGGGGAATATCTCAAGCAGTATGCCTGGCCTGGAAATGTCAGGGAACTTCGCAATGTGCTGGAGCGAATATGTATTATGTATAATGATACTAACCTTAAAGTCTCTCACATGCCCCGTGAAATAGTTTCATTTGAAAATACGGAATCCTTTATTAAGATTCCTGATAATGTTCTGGATATTGAAGCTGTTGTTGACGAGGTTACATGTCAGTTAATACATCGTGCCATGAAAAAATCAGATGGAAACACTGCAAGCGCAGCCCGGCTTCTTGGAATTCCACGCGGCACGCTCAGATATAAATTGAAAAAATATAAGATTGCTTCTCTTTAA
- a CDS encoding pyrimidine dimer DNA glycosylase/endonuclease V yields MRIWDINPGYLNRQSLLGEHRELHGIVSIITNNKKGYSAHPETLRWTGYVWALKKRHDLLASEMSLRGYKDKSPVNIISKKKLWPDIYIDKPFQQFKILESKYKNREQGRIPLPLNVEQLWNQHKYSALARGVNLCNKLDKYDFSGLSDLLIKCLRIPPAHEELTIVIQQMWRHVSPFPCPLKKGKISWSLSRIFKEIQKKALENKDSFLVSSTVLSDLDIFI; encoded by the coding sequence ATGCGGATATGGGATATTAATCCAGGATATTTAAATCGCCAGAGTCTTCTGGGGGAACACCGGGAGCTTCACGGGATCGTATCTATAATTACAAATAACAAAAAAGGGTATTCTGCTCATCCTGAAACACTCCGCTGGACAGGTTATGTCTGGGCATTAAAAAAACGTCATGATTTACTTGCTTCTGAAATGTCTCTTAGGGGATATAAAGACAAATCTCCAGTAAATATAATTTCCAAAAAAAAACTTTGGCCTGATATATATATAGACAAACCTTTTCAGCAGTTTAAAATACTTGAATCCAAGTATAAAAACAGGGAACAAGGACGCATACCTCTGCCTTTGAATGTTGAGCAGTTATGGAACCAGCATAAATATTCAGCCCTTGCAAGAGGGGTAAATCTATGCAATAAACTGGATAAGTATGATTTTTCAGGGCTTTCAGACCTGCTTATTAAATGTTTAAGGATTCCTCCGGCACATGAGGAGCTGACAATTGTTATTCAGCAGATGTGGAGGCATGTTTCTCCTTTTCCATGTCCCCTGAAAAAAGGTAAAATTTCATGGTCATTATCCAGAATTTTTAAGGAGATTCAAAAAAAGGCTCTTGAAAATAAAGATAGTTTTTTGGTGTCATCAACAGTATTAAGTGATTTAGATATTTTTATATAA
- a CDS encoding YeeE/YedE thiosulfate transporter family protein, with protein sequence MSTDQWLGLVTGILFGFLLQKGRVLRFEKQVGAMLFKDMTILKFMLSAIIVGMAGILILSDMEILKLSHKSMNAGAVVIGGALFGIGWAVMGFCPGTSLGALGEGRWHAVFAIAGMLCGAAVYAEIYPFLESTVLAWKDFGKIGLPELTGLSQWIIAPILWGLFIILFIWFEKKNL encoded by the coding sequence ATGAGTACAGATCAATGGCTTGGGCTTGTTACTGGTATATTATTTGGATTTCTTTTACAAAAAGGCAGGGTTCTCCGCTTTGAAAAGCAGGTTGGAGCAATGCTTTTCAAAGATATGACAATATTAAAATTTATGCTTTCGGCGATTATAGTGGGAATGGCTGGAATACTCATACTTTCAGATATGGAGATTCTCAAATTAAGCCACAAGTCCATGAATGCGGGTGCTGTTGTAATCGGGGGAGCCTTGTTTGGAATTGGATGGGCAGTCATGGGATTTTGCCCGGGTACATCCCTGGGTGCTTTAGGCGAAGGGCGCTGGCACGCTGTATTTGCCATAGCAGGCATGTTGTGCGGTGCTGCTGTCTATGCAGAGATTTATCCTTTTCTGGAATCAACAGTTCTTGCATGGAAAGATTTTGGAAAGATCGGCCTGCCTGAATTAACCGGTCTTTCACAATGGATAATTGCCCCCATATTATGGGGACTATTTATTATTTTGTTTATATGGTTTGAGAAAAAAAATTTATAA
- a CDS encoding LytS/YhcK type 5TM receptor domain-containing protein → MNFSSVIGLVNNAAFLLALCLLYNMLEYRHPGQKSTIWQLFTGVILGAIGIAIMCNPLDFGQGVVFDTRSVLLCISGFFFGTVPVLTAVLMTSAFRIFTGGVGAWTGAAVIVTSGAIGLGWRHLRPRDKECPGMGELYLLGVAVHTAMLVWMLSLPWKIAVEVLSQISLPVMLIYPAATSILGKMMVNQLKRKLSEEALRKSEELQRAMIAASPLAIIGLDPDGLVQSWNKSAQNMFGWNEKEVLGKFLPIVPENQYEAFTSLRNSVMEGDAISQVELMRQRRDGSLIEISLSAAPIYDKNGRAAAIISVIQDITERRQSEKERDKLQSQLFQAQKMESVGRLAGGVAHDYNNMLSVILGYTEMALAKLEPGHQLSYDLKEIMAAAQRSADITRQLLAFSRQQTIAPRVLYLNQAIADMLNMLRRLIGEDIDLAWHPLESLLPVYMDPSQVDQILVNLCVNARDAIADVGNITIETGIKTFDQAYCAENAGFVPGTFVLLSVSDDGCGMDRDTREHIFEPFFTTKKPGRGTGLGLAMVYGIVRQNKGFINIYTEPDQGTAFRIYLPPHKDLTEQVQDTKPAVPDRCGNETIMVVEDEQTILKMTRMMLERLGYKVLTAGSPGKAISLAGKYPGNINMLITDVVMPDMNGRELSEQLQSLYPDIKILFMSGYTANVIAHRGVLEKGVNFIQKPFSINDLASRVREVLDKA, encoded by the coding sequence TTGAATTTTTCAAGTGTAATAGGATTGGTGAACAATGCTGCATTTTTACTTGCCCTATGCCTGTTATACAATATGCTTGAATACAGGCATCCAGGTCAAAAATCAACAATTTGGCAGTTGTTTACCGGGGTTATTTTAGGTGCTATCGGTATCGCAATCATGTGCAATCCTCTGGATTTTGGGCAAGGGGTTGTATTTGATACAAGATCGGTGCTTCTTTGTATATCTGGATTTTTCTTTGGTACTGTTCCTGTGTTGACAGCAGTGCTGATGACCAGTGCTTTCCGGATTTTTACAGGCGGAGTTGGGGCATGGACTGGTGCTGCAGTTATTGTAACATCGGGTGCCATTGGCCTGGGATGGCGGCATTTAAGACCCAGAGATAAAGAATGTCCAGGCATGGGTGAGTTATACCTGCTCGGCGTTGCAGTACATACTGCCATGCTGGTCTGGATGCTCTCGCTGCCGTGGAAGATTGCAGTTGAAGTTTTGTCCCAAATCAGTCTTCCTGTAATGCTGATATATCCGGCTGCAACCTCAATTCTGGGTAAGATGATGGTAAACCAGTTAAAGCGCAAGCTCTCGGAAGAAGCCCTGAGAAAGAGTGAAGAATTGCAGCGGGCAATGATTGCAGCATCTCCTTTGGCTATTATCGGCCTTGATCCAGATGGTCTGGTACAAAGCTGGAACAAATCTGCCCAAAACATGTTCGGCTGGAATGAAAAAGAGGTACTGGGTAAATTTCTTCCTATTGTGCCGGAAAATCAGTATGAAGCTTTCACCAGTCTTAGAAATAGTGTCATGGAAGGCGATGCGATTTCCCAGGTTGAGCTGATGCGGCAGCGCAGGGACGGCTCATTGATTGAAATCAGCCTTTCGGCTGCTCCTATTTATGACAAAAACGGCAGGGCAGCTGCTATTATATCAGTTATTCAAGATATTACAGAACGCAGGCAGTCTGAAAAAGAAAGGGACAAGCTTCAGTCCCAGTTATTTCAGGCTCAGAAAATGGAATCTGTCGGCAGGCTGGCCGGCGGCGTGGCTCATGATTATAATAACATGCTAAGTGTAATTCTTGGATATACGGAAATGGCCCTGGCAAAACTTGAGCCTGGACATCAATTAAGTTATGATCTTAAAGAAATTATGGCAGCAGCCCAAAGATCAGCAGACATTACCCGTCAACTGCTGGCTTTTTCCAGGCAGCAGACCATTGCTCCCAGGGTTTTATATCTTAATCAGGCAATAGCAGACATGCTCAATATGCTGCGCCGTCTCATTGGCGAGGATATTGATCTTGCCTGGCATCCTTTAGAATCCTTATTGCCGGTTTATATGGATCCTTCCCAGGTTGACCAGATTTTGGTTAATCTATGTGTAAATGCCAGGGATGCTATTGCTGATGTGGGCAATATTACCATTGAGACAGGTATAAAGACCTTTGATCAAGCCTATTGTGCTGAAAATGCTGGTTTTGTTCCAGGTACTTTTGTTCTATTGTCTGTAAGTGATGATGGCTGCGGCATGGACAGAGATACCCGTGAGCATATATTTGAACCGTTTTTCACTACCAAAAAACCAGGCAGGGGTACTGGTCTCGGACTGGCTATGGTTTATGGTATTGTAAGGCAGAATAAAGGATTTATTAATATTTACACTGAACCGGATCAAGGCACTGCTTTCAGAATTTACCTGCCTCCCCATAAAGACTTGACAGAACAGGTTCAGGATACAAAACCAGCAGTTCCTGATAGATGTGGAAATGAAACCATCATGGTGGTGGAAGATGAGCAGACTATTCTTAAAATGACAAGGATGATGCTGGAAAGACTTGGCTATAAAGTGCTGACAGCAGGCAGTCCTGGTAAAGCCATCAGTCTGGCTGGTAAGTATCCGGGTAATATTAACATGCTGATAACAGACGTGGTTATGCCTGACATGAATGGACGCGAATTGTCCGAGCAGCTTCAATCACTATATCCTGATATTAAGATTTTGTTCATGTCAGGATACACAGCCAATGTTATTGCTCATCGCGGGGTGCTGGAAAAAGGGGTAAATTTTATCCAAAAGCCTTTTTCAATAAATGACCTTGCTTCCAGGGTAAGAGAAGTGCTGGACAAGGCATGA
- the pyp gene encoding photoactive yellow protein, whose product MEIIRFDAHDIENTLSKMNDTQIDKLAFGAIQVDEAGKILTYNMAEGEITGRNPKQVIGKNFFDQVAPCTKTKEFYGKFVEGIKKGNLSAMFEYEFDYQMKPVKVKVHMKKALVGNTYWILVKRIAKPGL is encoded by the coding sequence ATGGAAATAATCAGGTTTGATGCCCATGATATTGAAAATACACTGTCAAAAATGAATGATACCCAGATTGACAAACTGGCTTTTGGCGCAATCCAGGTTGATGAAGCTGGAAAGATTTTGACCTATAATATGGCTGAAGGGGAAATTACAGGACGCAATCCCAAACAGGTTATTGGCAAAAATTTTTTTGACCAGGTGGCTCCATGTACCAAAACCAAAGAGTTTTATGGCAAATTTGTTGAAGGGATTAAAAAAGGAAACCTCAGTGCCATGTTTGAATATGAATTTGACTATCAGATGAAGCCTGTTAAAGTAAAGGTTCATATGAAAAAAGCGCTTGTTGGCAATACCTATTGGATCCTGGTAAAGAGAATTGCAAAACCTGGATTATAA